DNA from Gemmatimonadota bacterium:
CGTCGCAGGGACGGAAGTTCGCCGGCCTCGATCAATTTCCGCATGACGTCTTCCCGTGCGCCGTCGACGAGGAAAAAGATACATCGATTATAGACCGTCGCCGCCATTCCGTCTCCTAAAAACTTAGGACATCGTTACATTACTCAATTCAAGTATACAGTACAGGCTTGAAAGTATACTCTTTTCACTACTCGATTTCAAGGGTTTTCGCACGCAGGGTGTTGAGCAGTTCGTCGTAGGATGTCCTGCTGATCTTCTTGTAGAATGCGTCCCGGTTGGCCAGCGCGACGCTCGCCCCGTCGATCACCATGTCATAGATGAGCCATTCGCCCGCTTTGAGCTCCATCTTGTAGTCGACGAGCGTTTTGGTGCCCTTGTACCATACCGTCGTTCTCACCAGCGACCGGCTGCCCCGGGTTTCTTCCCCGTCGTACGTCGTCCTGTCCGATCGCTTGCGCAGCTTGTCCAGTGCCCGGCTTTCGGTCCACCTGCGCAGGACCGAAACGAACTCCTCCCGCTCGGTGTCCGTCCGCTCCCGCCAGTGCCTGCCGAGTGAAATGCGGCTGTGCCGTTCGAAATCGAACCCGGAGACGACGGCATGGCGCACCAGGCTGTCCATTGCCGCTTCAGTGGCGGCCCCGTCCAGGGCGCGTAGCGCGGCGTCCCGCTGCTTCAGCGTCTCGATCGGCGAGTATTCCTGCGCGTAACTCCCGAAAGCCAGCAGCGACACCGCAGCCCAGGCGGCAAAGCGTCCCAGGCGGCGGACCGCACGGCGATTCACATGCATTTCCCACCTCCATCCGTTCATGCTGCAGGCCGGATCAGGACCCCGTGTCCCGGCGATGAACCACGAAGTCGTCGTAATCTCCCCTGGAATCCGTTCCCGTCGCGTTGCCATCCGTCAGAATGCCGATCCCGACGGCTTTCCGGGGCGGCTTCTTCCCGAATATCCG
Protein-coding regions in this window:
- a CDS encoding ABC transporter substrate-binding protein encodes the protein MATRRERIPGEITTTSWFIAGTRGPDPACSMNGWRWEMHVNRRAVRRLGRFAAWAAVSLLAFGSYAQEYSPIETLKQRDAALRALDGAATEAAMDSLVRHAVVSGFDFERHSRISLGRHWRERTDTEREEFVSVLRRWTESRALDKLRKRSDRTTYDGEETRGSRSLVRTTVWYKGTKTLVDYKMELKAGEWLIYDMVIDGASVALANRDAFYKKISRTSYDELLNTLRAKTLEIE